A region of Kwoniella shivajii chromosome 11, complete sequence DNA encodes the following proteins:
- a CDS encoding tRNA (5-methylaminomethyl-2-thiouridylate)-methyltransferase, whose protein sequence is MEDLGLKEGDHVTVAVSGGVDSATTLRILCEHPIHLDVVFMRNWDPLLSESPPPSATSSFSLSYKSTRGNAQSTCQWEKDWNDVQTISRSIGISPGKVKLIDLSKEYWSRVFEPAVNVWEKGATPNPDIDCNREIKFGALMEVLPSKSKHFLATGHYGRVDHTLNQAKLMRARDQTKDQTYYLSQMNEAQLSRTILPLGRLTKSTVRQLATYWNLSNANKEESMGVCFIGERGKFGDFISQYTSPPISPGNIVLPSGEMLGPHKGLWYYTIGQRAKIPNQLKPLFVAKKGVGENGQDILVVPGHDHPLLQCHQVTTDTFHWIHGAYPADLLARDDGKVNIQVRHRMEPVLGKVVKTGDGVTIDFPRPLIGVSPGQVAAVWYDDWCLGSGVIRETICGEA, encoded by the exons ATGGAGGACCTGGGCCTGAAAGAGGGTGATCACG TCACCGTAGCAGTCTCAGGTGGTGTCGATTCAGCTACCACCCTTCGTATATTATGCGAACAT CCAATACACCTCGATGTGGTGTTCATGCGTAACTGGGACCCCCTCTTATCTGAAAgtccacctccttcagcgACCTCCTCGTTCTCCTTGTCATACAAATCGACAAGAGGGAATGCTCAGTCGACCTGTCAATGGGAGAAGGATTGGAACGACGTGCAGACGATATCACGGTCGATTGGCATCTCTCCTGGcaaagtcaagctgataGATCTCAGCAAAGAGTACTGGAGCAGGGTGTTCGAACCTGCTGTCAACGTATGGGAGAAAGGCGCGACTCCTAATCCGGATATAGATTGCAACAG AGAGATCAAGTTCGGTGCTTTGATGGAGGTTTTACCGAGCAAGTCAAAACATTTCCTCGCCACGGGACATTACGGCCGGGTGGACCACACCCTGAATCAAGCAAAGCTGATGAGGGCGAGAGATCAGACTAAAGATCAGACATATTACTTGTCACAAATGAATGAAGCGCAGCTAAGTCGT ACGATCTTACCCCTGGGAAGGTTAACCAAATCCACCGTGAGACAACTAGCTACATATTGGAATCTCTCCAACGCGAATAAAGAAGAGTCGATGGGTGTTTGTTTCATAGGAGAAAGAGGCAAATTCGGTGATTTCATAT CTCAGTACACATCCCCGCCAATCTCTCCAGGTAACATAGTCCTACCGTCAGGGGAAATGCTAGGCCCACATAAAGGATTGTGGTATTATACCATAGGCCAGCGAGCTAAAATCCCGAATCAGCTTAAACCGCTTTTCGTAGCGAAAAAAGGCGTAGGCGAGAATGGTCAGGATATACTGGTTGTTCCAGGACA TGATCATCCCCTCTTGCAATGTCATCAGGTAACCACGGACACATTTCATTGGATACACGGTGCCTACCCCGCAGATCTACTAGCAAGGGACGATGGGAAGGTGAATATCCAAGTCAGACACAGGATGGAACCTGTTCTTGGCAAGGTAGTCAAGACGGGAGATGG AGTAACCATAGATTTCCCTCGCCCTTTGATCGGAGTGTCGCCAGGCCAGGTAGCTGCGGTATGGTATGATGACTGGTGTCTGGGGAGCGGTGTGATACGAGAAACAATATGTGGCGAGGCGTAA